A genomic stretch from Desulfohalobium retbaense DSM 5692 includes:
- the bioB gene encoding biotin synthase BioB, whose translation MSRQRMVFKWAERIADGEPLEQWEWERLVAWPKEAVWDLLPGAGLLRQNFCGTAIHLCTISNAKSGGCTENCGFCSQSQSASGPVPIYPLISPEEIVSVGEYAAAGGVHRFSAVTAGRGLPVSEVEAVAAGLGALRHSGIERCASLGIVSEKALSVLRAAGVSRYHHNLETARSYFPQVCTSHSYDERVQTIQRAQAAGFSICSGGIFGCGESDAHVLELGRELASLDASAVPINFFVPIEGTALASRHSLTPLRCLKIIALLRLLLPDKELIVCGGREHNLRELHPFIFQAGASGIMTGNYLTTSGRTLPQDLELLADLGLTVR comes from the coding sequence ATGAGCCGGCAGCGGATGGTTTTCAAGTGGGCCGAGCGAATTGCCGACGGCGAGCCGCTCGAACAATGGGAATGGGAGCGACTCGTTGCTTGGCCAAAGGAAGCCGTCTGGGATCTTTTGCCTGGGGCAGGGCTGCTTCGGCAGAACTTTTGCGGCACGGCGATCCATCTGTGCACCATCAGCAATGCCAAGTCCGGCGGGTGCACAGAAAATTGCGGGTTTTGTTCCCAGTCCCAAAGCGCCAGCGGGCCTGTGCCGATCTACCCGCTTATCAGTCCCGAAGAAATCGTTTCCGTTGGCGAGTATGCGGCTGCGGGAGGCGTCCACCGTTTTTCTGCTGTGACTGCCGGACGGGGGTTGCCTGTCTCAGAGGTTGAGGCGGTGGCGGCTGGCCTCGGGGCATTGCGGCATTCGGGAATCGAACGCTGCGCCTCGCTGGGGATTGTCAGCGAAAAGGCGTTGTCAGTGCTTCGCGCTGCCGGTGTCAGCCGCTACCACCACAATCTGGAAACGGCTCGGAGTTATTTCCCCCAGGTCTGTACCTCGCATTCTTACGACGAGCGGGTACAGACCATTCAACGGGCTCAGGCGGCAGGGTTTTCGATTTGCAGCGGCGGCATTTTCGGATGTGGTGAAAGCGACGCGCACGTGCTTGAGTTGGGACGGGAACTGGCGAGCTTAGACGCCAGCGCGGTGCCGATCAATTTCTTTGTGCCCATTGAGGGCACCGCGCTGGCGTCGCGTCACAGCCTGACCCCGCTGCGCTGTTTGAAAATCATCGCTTTGCTCCGGTTGCTTTTGCCGGACAAGGAACTCATCGTCTGCGGTGGCCGCGAACACAATCTCCGGGAATTGCACCCATTCATATTTCAAGCCGGCGCCAGCGGCATCATGACCGGCAATTACCTGACAACCAGTGGGCGGACCCTGCCTCAGGACCTGGAACTGCTGGCCGATCTGGGGTTGACGGTTCGGTAG
- a CDS encoding alpha/beta fold hydrolase, with translation MTPNRPLFLSGWAGPPGLFPDLASEVYFLQPFIDGPEETIIPSLSGGPLLLAWSTGAHMVLKHTTTIFPLFAHIVLIAPFLAFTDGFPPRLLRRMQQGLAANQAATLAQFYRNCGIRQTAALVRQSPASQTETLYAGLDYLLRSQAPDQHRVPHGHVCLVLPQQDRIVPPKAAERVRRALPRASVRRPETGHYVPEPILNAIVHETTGSPLL, from the coding sequence ATGACCCCGAACAGACCGCTTTTTCTCTCCGGTTGGGCGGGGCCTCCTGGACTTTTTCCCGACCTGGCCTCAGAGGTCTATTTTCTGCAGCCCTTTATTGACGGACCCGAGGAGACGATCATTCCCTCACTCAGCGGCGGTCCGTTATTGCTGGCCTGGTCCACCGGCGCCCACATGGTTTTGAAACACACCACCACGATATTTCCCCTGTTTGCACACATTGTGCTTATCGCGCCCTTCCTGGCCTTCACAGACGGCTTTCCGCCGCGGCTTCTCCGGCGCATGCAGCAAGGACTGGCCGCCAACCAGGCTGCTACCCTGGCCCAATTCTACCGCAACTGCGGTATCAGACAAACTGCTGCGCTTGTCCGCCAGAGCCCTGCCTCACAAACAGAGACATTGTACGCCGGGCTCGACTATCTTTTGCGCTCCCAGGCGCCGGACCAACACCGTGTCCCGCATGGGCATGTCTGTCTGGTCCTGCCCCAACAAGACCGCATTGTTCCGCCGAAGGCTGCCGAGCGCGTCCGGCGCGCCCTGCCGCGCGCCAGTGTCCGCCGCCCCGAAACCGGCCATTATGTGCCAGAACCCATTCTCAATGCCATTGTCCATGAAACAACAGGTTCGCCGCTGCTTTGA
- a CDS encoding methyltransferase domain-containing protein: MKQQVRRCFDRAHATYSQAAVVQKEIAEACARLVPEEQTFATALEIGAGGGLLTRSLLPRVQVGCYLACDLSRAMLAHLPAAHLHRFQADGEQLPLPSGCVDLLVSASTLQWYTAPHRSLPANLDLLRPGGTFVLALFVRGTLPELAASSRATGFGTLQPLLPASTYRHILDATPGLSWQSRVQTHTQWHRSVTGFLRSHKKTGATFSPGRKAFLGKDRLARFCRYYASRFARDNSIPARYRVLYLWGRRGG, encoded by the coding sequence ATGAAACAACAGGTTCGCCGCTGCTTTGACAGGGCCCATGCGACCTATTCCCAGGCCGCTGTGGTCCAGAAGGAAATCGCCGAGGCCTGCGCCCGTCTTGTGCCCGAAGAGCAGACCTTTGCTACCGCTCTCGAAATAGGCGCCGGAGGGGGGCTGCTCACCCGCAGCCTTCTGCCCCGCGTGCAGGTCGGGTGCTATCTTGCCTGCGACCTCTCCAGGGCAATGCTGGCCCATCTGCCTGCCGCTCACCTACACCGCTTCCAGGCCGATGGGGAGCAACTTCCCCTGCCTTCAGGTTGCGTCGATCTCCTCGTAAGCGCCTCGACGCTGCAATGGTATACCGCCCCGCACCGATCCCTGCCGGCCAACCTGGACCTGCTCCGTCCCGGTGGCACCTTCGTGCTGGCCCTTTTTGTCCGCGGGACGCTTCCTGAACTCGCCGCCTCCAGCCGCGCCACCGGATTCGGAACGCTCCAGCCACTTCTCCCAGCCTCAACCTACCGCCATATTCTGGACGCCACCCCCGGACTGAGTTGGCAAAGCCGTGTCCAGACCCACACCCAATGGCACCGTTCTGTCACCGGGTTTCTGCGCAGCCATAAAAAAACCGGGGCCACATTCAGCCCCGGTCGAAAAGCCTTTCTTGGCAAAGATCGCTTAGCACGTTTCTGTCGCTATTATGCCTCCCGGTTCGCCCGCGACAACTCTATCCCAGCCCGGTATCGGGTCCTGTACCTCTGGGGACGCCGAGGAGGATGA
- a CDS encoding glycine betaine ABC transporter substrate-binding protein: MLKLRNLSVCSLVLTLLVVAGVARTSSAGHETPVTLAYVEWSSEVASTNLVKAVIQEKLDRPCRIVAMSADEMWRAVAQGSVDGMVSAWLPGTQSEYLQRYEGQVIDLGPNLEGTRIGLVVPKVTTGRQTAGSGLENEPYIPVTSIAELPEYADKFDGKIIGIDPEAGIMHRTEEALRAYGLHNYTLVSGSEVAMTAELADAIRKRQWVVVTGWEPHWMFARWRLAFLDDPKEVFGGREAIHTVVRSDLREDMPDVYRFLDNFQWTSEDMEQLMLWIEERKGVYPYESARRWIRYHKDQVASWLP; encoded by the coding sequence GTGTTGAAACTTCGCAATCTGTCTGTGTGCAGTCTTGTACTGACCTTATTGGTTGTGGCCGGCGTGGCCCGGACAAGCTCTGCCGGGCACGAAACACCGGTGACCTTGGCGTATGTCGAGTGGTCTTCAGAGGTGGCGAGCACGAATCTGGTCAAAGCAGTTATTCAGGAGAAACTCGACCGCCCGTGCCGCATTGTGGCCATGTCGGCCGATGAGATGTGGCGGGCTGTGGCCCAGGGATCTGTGGACGGCATGGTATCGGCTTGGCTTCCGGGAACACAGAGCGAATATTTGCAACGCTATGAAGGCCAGGTCATTGATCTGGGACCGAACCTGGAGGGAACCCGGATCGGTCTGGTCGTTCCCAAGGTGACCACCGGCCGACAGACAGCCGGCAGTGGTCTCGAGAACGAACCTTACATCCCTGTGACCTCTATCGCCGAGTTGCCGGAGTATGCAGACAAATTCGACGGCAAGATCATCGGCATTGATCCGGAAGCCGGGATCATGCACCGGACCGAGGAAGCGTTGCGCGCCTATGGGCTGCACAATTATACCCTGGTCTCCGGCAGTGAAGTGGCCATGACCGCTGAACTGGCCGATGCCATCCGCAAACGGCAGTGGGTGGTGGTTACCGGCTGGGAACCGCATTGGATGTTCGCCCGCTGGCGCTTGGCCTTCCTCGACGACCCCAAAGAAGTCTTTGGCGGACGGGAAGCGATCCATACCGTTGTTCGCTCGGACTTGCGGGAGGATATGCCGGACGTCTACAGGTTTTTGGACAACTTCCAATGGACATCAGAGGATATGGAACAACTCATGCTCTGGATAGAAGAGCGAAAGGGCGTTTACCCATATGAAAGCGCCCGCCGCTGGATCCGGTACCATAAGGATCAGGTGGCCTCATGGCTGCCGTGA
- a CDS encoding AbrB/MazE/SpoVT family DNA-binding domain-containing protein, translating to MPRGTFSHNYDPDRLRRLIQEGKTAREIMKEMKISKYTLHEQVLMLQRRDKQIYEIPGLLEAPCPEISKWKRYKKQGVIFSEKMLEASGFKPGTAFEMIVEEDRIILKKIDSNG from the coding sequence ATGCCCAGAGGGACGTTCAGTCACAATTACGATCCGGACCGGCTTCGCCGCCTGATCCAGGAGGGCAAAACCGCTCGAGAAATCATGAAGGAAATGAAAATTTCCAAGTATACCCTGCATGAGCAGGTGCTGATGCTGCAGCGCAGAGACAAACAGATTTATGAGATCCCTGGCCTGTTGGAGGCGCCGTGTCCAGAAATCAGCAAATGGAAACGGTACAAAAAGCAGGGTGTCATTTTTTCTGAAAAAATGCTCGAGGCGAGCGGCTTCAAACCCGGGACCGCCTTTGAAATGATCGTTGAAGAGGACCGAATCATTCTTAAGAAAATTGATTCCAACGGCTAG
- a CDS encoding helicase-related protein: MDGLPIDAIRESFQEGLHKGRLVVQAPTGSGKSTRLPLWLTKAGRVLVVEPRRMACRALAAHVASLKGTSLGQEVGYAIRFAQCCSEKTRIVFATPGIALRWYAEDGLHSFDAVFLDEFHERRWDTDFLAAVLRSGEHCLVLASATVDGPELATYLDGGLLHAEGRSHPVTTTYTEEHRLPSLQGLNERIVRAVRTGLVQEDEGDILVFLPGKGEIRDAQAALRQGNLGVPVVPLHAGTAAAEQDGVLQPSQHRRIILATNVAETSLTLPGVRVVVDSGLERRTQRYGGRTVLALQAISQAAADQRAGRAGRLGPGQCFRLWGRQARLKDFTAPEIQREDLTELVLASHACGSPPETLEFPTSLPSEPFETARQRARAMGGIDSSGQLTPHGQALFTLPLDPFFAHLVAVVDDAALRRASIDIAAALEAPGGLLPAQQTAEGREALARFAPEPCDAWTLLRLMRHDPPSEVFCKYNDLAAARETARRIRHHLDLPTNVEAEALPVRSEWLLAMLRNAPEAAFIRRGQIKRREALVNGQGFELTASNSSRFADPAEAALVLAIHSLPGTKGTQQSCSRGTCLAPLPLALLRQAGIGTEVPGQPAWEDGRVSVLYRHEFAGRVLEETRRYPEGSLLRQAVAHLLCAGQLWRESGKRLLEDIQAWNLYCALGKSQGDAVVPEQWVEHELETLGLEAQEDLAVLAPQDLVFEGIPSWERAGFDRRYPRLLDLEGMRISIDYDVAHSRITLEKIHGPRKTPPTRRELPPWGRNWTVRFRAASKVVLV; encoded by the coding sequence ATGGATGGATTGCCGATCGATGCCATACGCGAATCCTTTCAAGAGGGATTGCACAAGGGACGGCTGGTGGTCCAGGCCCCGACCGGGAGCGGGAAATCCACCCGGTTGCCGCTTTGGCTGACAAAGGCCGGTCGGGTCCTGGTCGTTGAGCCCCGTCGCATGGCCTGCCGGGCGTTGGCCGCCCATGTCGCCAGCTTGAAAGGGACCTCCTTGGGTCAGGAAGTGGGGTACGCCATCCGCTTTGCTCAATGTTGTTCTGAGAAGACGCGCATTGTGTTCGCCACCCCGGGCATCGCCCTGCGGTGGTATGCCGAGGACGGTTTGCACTCCTTTGACGCCGTTTTTCTCGATGAATTCCATGAACGGCGCTGGGATACGGATTTTTTGGCCGCCGTACTGCGCTCCGGGGAGCACTGTCTGGTGCTGGCTTCGGCAACGGTGGATGGCCCTGAACTGGCGACGTATCTGGACGGGGGCCTGCTCCATGCCGAAGGACGCAGTCATCCCGTCACGACGACATATACCGAGGAGCACCGCCTCCCCTCGCTTCAGGGACTCAATGAGCGCATCGTTCGTGCGGTTCGCACGGGGCTGGTTCAGGAAGACGAAGGGGATATCCTTGTTTTTCTCCCTGGCAAAGGGGAAATCCGTGACGCCCAGGCCGCCTTGCGTCAAGGCAATCTTGGAGTCCCGGTGGTTCCGTTGCATGCCGGCACTGCTGCTGCAGAGCAAGATGGCGTGTTGCAGCCCAGCCAGCATCGGCGGATTATCCTGGCCACGAACGTCGCAGAGACCTCTCTGACCCTGCCGGGCGTGCGGGTCGTTGTCGATTCGGGGCTCGAACGCCGGACCCAACGCTATGGAGGACGGACTGTTCTTGCCCTGCAGGCCATTTCGCAAGCCGCTGCGGATCAGCGCGCCGGTCGAGCCGGAAGACTCGGCCCGGGACAATGTTTTCGTCTCTGGGGGCGGCAGGCCCGACTCAAGGATTTTACTGCTCCTGAAATCCAGCGAGAGGACTTGACGGAGCTTGTTCTCGCCAGCCACGCCTGCGGGAGCCCTCCAGAAACCCTCGAGTTCCCGACTTCTCTGCCCTCGGAGCCGTTCGAAACGGCTCGACAGCGCGCCAGGGCAATGGGGGGCATCGACAGTTCCGGCCAATTGACCCCGCATGGACAGGCGTTGTTCACCCTCCCTCTGGATCCCTTCTTCGCCCACCTTGTTGCTGTGGTTGACGATGCGGCCCTGCGGCGGGCCAGTATTGACATTGCGGCGGCGCTTGAAGCACCCGGCGGTCTTTTGCCTGCGCAGCAGACCGCCGAAGGACGCGAGGCCCTGGCCCGCTTCGCTCCGGAACCGTGTGATGCCTGGACGCTTTTGCGCCTCATGCGCCACGATCCTCCGTCTGAGGTGTTCTGCAAATATAATGATCTCGCCGCGGCCCGGGAGACAGCGCGCCGTATTCGTCACCATCTGGACCTGCCCACGAATGTGGAGGCTGAGGCGCTGCCCGTACGCAGCGAATGGCTTTTGGCCATGTTGCGCAATGCACCGGAGGCCGCCTTTATTCGTCGTGGGCAGATCAAACGGCGTGAAGCCCTGGTCAATGGACAGGGCTTCGAACTCACGGCGAGCAACAGTTCCCGCTTTGCTGACCCGGCCGAAGCCGCCCTTGTCCTGGCCATCCACAGCTTGCCCGGCACCAAGGGAACACAGCAGTCATGCAGCCGGGGAACATGTCTGGCGCCGCTTCCTCTTGCGTTGTTGCGTCAAGCCGGAATCGGCACCGAGGTCCCGGGGCAGCCGGCTTGGGAGGACGGGCGCGTCAGTGTGCTGTACAGGCACGAATTTGCCGGGCGCGTGTTAGAGGAGACGAGGCGGTATCCGGAGGGCAGTCTCTTACGGCAAGCGGTGGCGCACCTCTTGTGCGCCGGACAACTCTGGCGCGAGTCAGGAAAGCGTCTGCTGGAAGACATTCAGGCCTGGAATTTGTACTGTGCTTTGGGCAAAAGCCAGGGAGACGCTGTTGTCCCTGAGCAATGGGTGGAACACGAACTTGAGACCTTGGGGCTTGAAGCCCAGGAGGATCTGGCGGTGCTCGCGCCACAGGATCTGGTTTTTGAAGGGATTCCCTCCTGGGAGCGGGCGGGTTTTGACCGCCGGTACCCCCGTCTTTTAGACCTTGAAGGCATGCGCATCAGTATTGATTATGATGTCGCGCATTCGCGGATTACCCTGGAAAAGATCCACGGACCGCGAAAGACCCCTCCGACCCGGCGGGAACTGCCGCCGTGGGGGCGGAATTGGACGGTGCGGTTTCGCGCAGCAAGCAAAGTGGTGCTTGTCTAA
- a CDS encoding BCCT family transporter — protein sequence MSEDLRTTSRRTTATWQNLENKILKYDIHPWVFFGGGAVIILGVALTLIAGETASTLFSSVQTWIATYTGFFFVLVMNVVLVFCFFLLFTKMASMRIGGEDAEPEFSTMGWFAMLFSAGMGIGILFYGVAEPMFHYVANPLSEPGSPEAARMAMELTFLHWGLHPWGIYALVGLGLAFFGFSEGLPLSIRNIFYPLLGDKIYGPIGNLIDVLATVATLYGVATSLGLGVQQVNAGLAHLFGIPQNPWVQCGLIALITAIATWSVVRGLDAGIKFLSELNMAAAGLLMLFVLLLGPTQFILNGILENIGNYIQDFAHLATWNETYTNGEWQNGWTVFYWGWWIAWSPFVGMFIARVSYGRTIREYLLGVLLVPVAVTFVWMTVFGNSALFIEHFGAGGLAKAVQENIPVSLFVFLEHFPLSMLTSLLAVVVVITFFVTSSDSGSMVIDIITAGGNPDPPTPQRLFWAVLEGVVAAVLLLGGGLVALQTAAITTGLPFAVVILMMCWAVYRGLHDHWMRYYD from the coding sequence ATGAGCGAGGATCTGCGAACAACGTCACGGCGCACGACGGCGACGTGGCAGAATCTGGAAAACAAGATACTGAAATACGATATACATCCATGGGTGTTTTTCGGCGGCGGGGCGGTTATCATCCTCGGCGTGGCTTTGACCTTGATTGCAGGCGAGACGGCCTCGACCTTATTCAGTTCCGTGCAGACCTGGATTGCCACATATACCGGTTTCTTTTTCGTGCTGGTCATGAACGTGGTCCTGGTCTTCTGCTTTTTCCTCTTATTCACCAAAATGGCGTCGATGCGCATCGGCGGAGAGGACGCTGAGCCGGAATTCTCCACCATGGGGTGGTTCGCCATGCTTTTTAGTGCTGGAATGGGTATCGGGATCCTTTTCTACGGGGTGGCCGAACCCATGTTCCACTATGTGGCCAATCCCCTCTCAGAACCCGGTTCTCCTGAAGCGGCGCGCATGGCCATGGAATTGACCTTCCTGCATTGGGGCCTGCACCCTTGGGGTATTTATGCCCTTGTCGGCCTCGGCCTCGCCTTCTTCGGCTTTTCCGAAGGACTACCGCTTTCCATCCGTAATATTTTCTATCCCCTGCTTGGCGACAAAATTTACGGCCCCATCGGTAATTTGATCGATGTCTTGGCCACGGTGGCAACGCTGTATGGGGTGGCGACTTCCCTGGGGCTCGGGGTCCAACAGGTCAATGCCGGACTGGCCCATTTGTTTGGCATTCCGCAAAATCCCTGGGTTCAATGCGGCTTGATTGCCTTGATCACCGCCATTGCGACCTGGTCCGTCGTTCGCGGCCTGGACGCGGGCATCAAATTTTTGAGTGAATTGAACATGGCCGCCGCCGGGTTGCTGATGCTCTTTGTCCTCTTGTTGGGGCCGACCCAATTTATCCTTAACGGTATTTTGGAGAATATTGGGAATTATATTCAGGATTTTGCGCATCTTGCCACCTGGAACGAGACCTACACCAACGGCGAATGGCAAAACGGCTGGACGGTTTTTTACTGGGGCTGGTGGATCGCCTGGTCTCCGTTTGTGGGCATGTTCATCGCCCGGGTTTCCTATGGCCGGACCATCCGGGAATACCTGCTCGGCGTTCTGCTTGTTCCCGTCGCTGTGACCTTTGTCTGGATGACCGTGTTCGGCAACAGTGCTTTGTTCATCGAGCATTTCGGGGCTGGGGGACTGGCCAAGGCGGTACAGGAGAACATTCCTGTCTCCTTGTTTGTCTTTTTGGAACATTTTCCCTTGTCTATGCTGACCTCCCTTTTGGCAGTCGTTGTCGTCATCACGTTTTTTGTGACCTCCTCTGACTCCGGGTCCATGGTCATTGACATCATCACCGCCGGAGGTAACCCGGATCCGCCGACTCCGCAGCGCCTGTTCTGGGCCGTTTTGGAAGGCGTTGTCGCTGCGGTCCTGTTGCTCGGCGGCGGCCTGGTCGCCCTGCAGACAGCCGCCATCACAACCGGGTTGCCGTTTGCGGTGGTCATATTGATGATGTGCTGGGCCGTGTATCGCGGTCTGCATGACCATTGGATGCGCTACTACGACTAA
- a CDS encoding damage-control phosphatase ARMT1 family protein, with product METALACRSCFERQIDSLADHLLPHDAMQRDRLRQVCLAALADSVSSSPPPETAARIYAAAADFSGCADPFAAHKRAANAKALTLLPELRRRVEKAEDPLLTCLRVSIIANYNDVGVARTFDWESALLEEREQEQFPGLPVLRTCLESGPRKICILGDNAGEIAVDILLVEHLQALGHEVVYAVRDRPILNDATLEDAKAVGLDTVCRVVSSGVDSPGTLLHRCSAGFLQELEQAEIVVSKGQGNFEALHGRLSGVFFAFKVKCPVVADLAGLPEQTSVFVFSEAAS from the coding sequence ATGGAAACCGCTCTTGCCTGTCGATCCTGTTTTGAGCGTCAAATCGACTCGTTAGCCGACCATCTCCTTCCGCACGATGCGATGCAACGCGATCGGCTGCGGCAGGTCTGTCTAGCGGCGCTGGCCGACAGCGTCTCTTCCTCCCCGCCTCCAGAAACAGCCGCCCGGATTTACGCCGCCGCCGCAGATTTTTCAGGGTGCGCCGACCCTTTTGCCGCGCACAAGCGCGCAGCCAATGCCAAGGCCCTGACCCTGCTGCCTGAACTGCGGCGCCGCGTTGAAAAGGCGGAGGATCCCCTGCTGACCTGCCTGCGTGTGTCCATTATCGCCAATTATAATGATGTCGGGGTCGCCAGGACCTTTGACTGGGAATCCGCGCTTCTAGAAGAACGCGAACAGGAACAGTTTCCCGGTCTTCCTGTCCTGCGCACATGTCTGGAAAGCGGCCCTCGAAAGATCTGCATTCTCGGTGACAATGCCGGCGAGATAGCTGTGGATATCCTGCTCGTCGAGCACCTCCAAGCCCTGGGGCACGAGGTGGTTTATGCCGTGCGGGACCGGCCGATTCTTAATGACGCTACCCTGGAAGACGCCAAAGCGGTGGGACTGGACACGGTCTGCCGGGTGGTCTCGAGCGGCGTTGACAGTCCAGGGACACTGCTCCACCGCTGTTCAGCCGGCTTTCTCCAGGAATTGGAGCAGGCTGAAATTGTTGTGAGCAAAGGGCAAGGAAATTTTGAAGCCTTGCATGGCCGCCTGTCCGGCGTCTTTTTTGCCTTCAAGGTCAAATGTCCTGTTGTGGCGGATTTGGCGGGTCTGCCGGAGCAGACATCAGTGTTCGTCTTCTCCGAAGCTGCATCGTAA
- a CDS encoding aminotransferase class I/II-fold pyridoxal phosphate-dependent enzyme has protein sequence MAHDHHQFFQDQLQALETENQLRSIPDIDYGADKYLVLDGRSLLNLGSNNYLGLSRDPILLQAATEALQTYGTTSGASRLVTGTNRLAQELEEDLARFKDQEAAVVLGSGFSANLALLTTFADRHTVVYSDRLNHASIIDGITLSRAKHVRFRHRDMDHLAFLMDRHREAPRHICVTDSVFSMDGDCADLEALVGLCHDANALLAVDEAHAAGVFGQGRGLAHALGLEREVDLHMGTWSKAFASLGGYIAGSRTAVRLLQTRARSFIYSTALPPAVLGTNKAALESVSGTPEAGTALLAKAAELRASLEDLGFHTGNSRSQIIPIMLDTSHKAQAAQAFLKEKGVFVPAIRPPTVPRGQSRLRLSLRADLEHADWTLLQTAFKALADHLGPNVGVEAV, from the coding sequence ATGGCACATGACCACCATCAATTTTTCCAGGACCAACTCCAGGCTCTGGAGACAGAAAACCAGCTACGATCGATTCCGGATATCGATTACGGGGCTGACAAATACCTCGTGCTCGATGGCCGGTCGTTACTCAACCTCGGGAGCAACAACTATCTTGGCCTCTCCCGCGATCCCATACTCCTGCAGGCAGCCACAGAAGCGCTGCAAACATACGGCACGACCAGCGGGGCCTCCAGATTGGTCACCGGGACAAATCGTCTCGCCCAGGAACTGGAAGAAGACCTGGCCCGTTTCAAGGACCAGGAAGCCGCCGTGGTTCTTGGATCCGGCTTTAGCGCCAATCTCGCCCTGTTGACCACCTTTGCCGATCGGCACACGGTGGTCTATTCCGATCGCCTCAATCACGCCTCGATCATTGACGGAATAACGTTGTCCCGGGCCAAACATGTCCGATTCAGACACCGGGATATGGACCATCTTGCCTTCCTCATGGACCGCCACCGCGAGGCCCCGCGACACATCTGCGTGACCGATTCGGTTTTCAGCATGGACGGCGATTGCGCCGACTTGGAGGCCTTGGTCGGGCTGTGCCATGATGCCAACGCCCTCCTGGCGGTGGACGAGGCGCATGCCGCCGGCGTATTCGGCCAAGGGCGGGGCCTGGCGCATGCCCTTGGGCTGGAACGCGAAGTCGATCTGCACATGGGAACCTGGAGCAAGGCTTTCGCCTCCCTGGGAGGGTATATTGCCGGCTCCAGGACGGCTGTTCGCCTGCTGCAGACCAGGGCCCGGAGCTTCATCTACTCCACCGCCTTGCCGCCGGCAGTCCTGGGAACCAACAAAGCCGCCCTCGAGTCCGTGTCCGGCACCCCGGAAGCGGGAACGGCGCTGCTGGCCAAAGCGGCTGAACTGCGAGCCTCCCTGGAGGATCTAGGATTTCATACTGGCAACAGTCGAAGCCAGATCATTCCCATCATGCTGGACACAAGCCACAAGGCCCAGGCGGCTCAGGCATTTCTCAAGGAAAAAGGGGTTTTTGTCCCGGCTATCCGTCCCCCTACCGTTCCCCGGGGACAGTCCCGATTGCGGCTCTCTTTGCGGGCTGACCTGGAACACGCCGATTGGACGTTGTTGCAAACCGCGTTCAAGGCCCTGGCTGATCACCTGGGACCCAACGTTGGTGTGGAGGCTGTATGA
- the bioD gene encoding dethiobiotin synthase, whose product MSSLWPQRLFVTGTDTEVGKTLVCAALLASEPAFRYWKPVQSGAAEGTDTAWIRQATGLPEDRFCPEHTVLRDPVSPHIAAAREGRTIDLDTVCSPELAPDTGLFVEGAGGIMVPLNEKATMLDLMVRLAVPVLVVARPDLGTINHTLLSIQVLRQAGLGVWGVVFSGEPEPEVHRSVKQFGRLERVASLPWVEECTFEALAAQGKRLAAILRGRT is encoded by the coding sequence ATGTCGAGCCTGTGGCCACAGCGGCTTTTTGTTACCGGTACCGACACCGAGGTGGGCAAGACACTGGTTTGTGCCGCTTTGCTCGCGTCCGAGCCCGCCTTCAGGTATTGGAAGCCGGTTCAAAGCGGTGCGGCAGAGGGAACGGACACAGCCTGGATTCGACAGGCCACTGGCCTTCCTGAAGACCGTTTCTGTCCTGAGCATACGGTCTTGCGCGACCCTGTTTCCCCCCATATCGCTGCAGCACGGGAAGGGAGGACCATCGATCTGGACACGGTCTGCTCCCCGGAGCTTGCCCCGGACACTGGGCTTTTTGTCGAAGGCGCTGGAGGCATTATGGTGCCCTTGAACGAAAAGGCGACCATGCTTGATCTGATGGTCCGTCTGGCTGTACCGGTTCTTGTCGTGGCCCGGCCCGATTTGGGCACGATCAACCACACCCTGCTCAGTATCCAGGTGCTGCGTCAGGCCGGTCTGGGGGTCTGGGGCGTGGTCTTCAGCGGAGAACCGGAGCCGGAGGTGCACCGCAGCGTGAAGCAGTTCGGCCGGCTGGAGCGTGTCGCCAGTCTGCCCTGGGTGGAGGAGTGCACCTTTGAAGCATTGGCCGCGCAGGGAAAGCGTCTGGCCGCAATTTTGCGGGGGCGGACATGA